The sequence CTTATCATATGGTTATATACGACTATACAACCTATTGCTTGAGGATTTGCTTCCCCTTCCATCATGTTGACGATGAAACATCCTGTCTGGTATCACCCTCACCGCCTCCTCTCTTCCTTCGTTGCCATGACCATGGCGATGGCGCTCGTCAGCGCATGCGCAGGCCATGTGCGTGTCACAGGCCAATTGCCTAGCCCACAAAAAATGACAAAGATAAAGCCCGGCGTCTCTTCCCGTGACGATGTGCGCACGTTATTAGGGACGCCTTCCCATACGCCTCTCTTCACCGAAAATCGATGGTTTTATATCTATAAAAAAACAAGTTCTCTGGCGTTTTTTGGAGAGAATGTCGTAGACCAGCGCACCCTCGAATTTTCCTTCGATGATGATGGTGTCCTACAAAATATCTATCTATATTCTAAAGAACAGACCTACGATGTGGCAGCGCAACTACGTAAGACACCCGCCAGCGGCCGTGAGCTCAGTTTCTGGGAACAGCTCCTCTCTAGTCGGGCATCGCTCCCCAATACACAGCCCGGCGGGCCATAACAATTTTTATGGCGGTATGTGGCGACACAATATAATATGTGGACACACGCACACTCCCTCCCCCGTCTGTTGTTCCCCCGCCTGTTATGTCCATGTCCGTTGTTCCCATAAAGCGGGCTCTCCTCTCCGTCTATAATAAAGATGGTATCGTTGCGTTTGCCCGTTTCCTCCAAGAGAAAAAAGTGTCGCTCGTCTCTACAGGAGGCACGCATGCGCTCCTCAAAAAAGAAGGGGTGAATGTCAGCACCATAGAAGAGATAACAGGCTTCCCCGAAATTCTCGATGGACGGGTGAAAACCCTGCATCCCCATATCCACGCTG is a genomic window of Alphaproteobacteria bacterium GM7ARS4 containing:
- a CDS encoding outer membrane protein assembly factor BamE; its protein translation is MLTMKHPVWYHPHRLLSSFVAMTMAMALVSACAGHVRVTGQLPSPQKMTKIKPGVSSRDDVRTLLGTPSHTPLFTENRWFYIYKKTSSLAFFGENVVDQRTLEFSFDDDGVLQNIYLYSKEQTYDVAAQLRKTPASGRELSFWEQLLSSRASLPNTQPGGP